In Salarias fasciatus chromosome 20, fSalaFa1.1, whole genome shotgun sequence, a single window of DNA contains:
- the LOC115407840 gene encoding proline-rich transmembrane protein 3 produces MAPIFLLIPALLLLSCQFSDAQTVIGSSSSFSSLDAPKKTLPSPTKQPAGFWPSLPPRGRSDVPIRVTGRSRSTTANAVDVGQSTSHTSPQFTASFTSALSTQNLSRGSVVAQPTASRPRTDTSSLASSRAFTKRDTTTKPPTLPTVPFTAPPKPEDHEQATISNPEEETMKDTEDEDSQGSGSGGTPTAKIVKENSPSPPPTVADEMAQHRPPAQTVISQVSDVKSPSPESQTVNPHLLMPTPTSTTRTIAATPETTTETTVATEQTPQIKVITGELAADTPPTDRGHQKQDSAAVTSPRPASNATRSSDKLLQTVTSPSRRSSQVHTTRPQTTTASTAGGLTASQTTVRTSPKATATLGKTAQSGQTATSVEPPRTGSSSVITSSLEPVTGVRFGPTNQPGMGQRNRSLMIGHPHQAPHSTTDPAPSPSAGPYFNGTRLYWGDLSRTLAFAWELHVYGSASLFLLLFAGAALGLTLSPSTNCPHRGALALANAFLFLAGGLRATLFFVDPYGTRKLLPHSAVTALYNLPLHLLVWTQATLALLALRAAGISVLPSTLERPPLVAVLAVLQCTLLLAADLLSPALSPVVPVTLQVLSLCWGLGLCLGFLCYVFPRIRCPALPHPGAPEESRRKAWVGSRRLGVILARVLAACAVLGALCCGLHVHATFWLYGLLGDWIRFNWGWWLVHFWARLLELAWGFSLLVLSSWVFWRPRDCRGREEEGQDSRVGGDLPSPGQSVNSNQRHTCWSKIVQSLKGRPSRKSDSNGVGGGIAVPGEVPNNWAGQERPGADISKSLIRNQNHEQAIAPPRCVKDSNRGRNHRGHSAERGISDGSTGSLLRLQALGLPPQRSVSGSLDQDRDTSLSLYDFDLRPPSPIDLTRSIDEALHREHLLGTGSLFHPLNQPSPSPSPGSGASQGPWLRRNSDPQLLSDSSDAPTESSMPLGGSVLSSVPSRQVTAPPTPSHQGHRWAGNGLGSVPSSVSCPVSLRPSRTSSGHLEDGVDDTRPFITPDSERVPGRAAKPVGSRSYLEVSRHEDSASVSSEIIDL; encoded by the exons ATGGCTCCAATCTTTCTCCTGATtccggccctcctcctcctctcctgccagTTTTCAGATGCTCAGACCGTCAtcggctcttcctcctccttctcctccttggATGCACCCAAGAAGACTTTGCCTTCGCCAACCAAGCAGCCTGCGGGATTCTGGCCCTCTTTACCTCCCAGAGGGCGCAGCGATGTGCCCATCAGAGTAACGGGTCGCAGTCGGTCCACAACAGCAAATGCAGTGGATGTGGGGCAAAGCACGAGCCATACAAGTCCACAGTTCACTGCTTCTTTCACGTCGGCCCTTTCCACGCAGAATCTCAGCAGGGGGTCAGTTGTAGCTCAACCGACTGCCTCCAGACCGAGGACTGACACGTCTAGCCTGGCATCAAGCAGGGCTTTTACAAAGAGGGATACTACGACAAAACCTCCAACTCTTCCCACCGTGCCCTTCACTGCTCCGCCCAAACCTGAAGATCATGAACAAGCAACCATTTCAAATCCAGAGGAGGAAACTATGAAAGACACTGAGGATGAGGATTCACAAGGATCTGGATCTGGTGGGACTCCGACAGCAAAGATAGTGAAGGAGAACTCTCCCAGTCCCCCGCCAACAGTCGCTGATGAGATGGCACAACACCGGCCACCGGCTCAGACTGTAATATCACAAGTTTCTGATGTGAAATCCCCATCTCCGGagagtcagactgtaaatcCTCATCTGTTAATGCCCACACCAACAAGCACAACCCGCACGATTGCTGCAACACCAGAGACTACGACAGAAACCACTGTGGCAACAGAGCAAACACCTCAGATTAAAGTAATAACAG GTGAACTGGCAGCTGACACTCCTCCCACTGACAGAGGTCATCAGAAGCAGGACTCGGCTGCAGTCACTTCACCACGACCTGCATCGAACGCCACGCGCTCCTCAGATAAACTACTACAGACCGTGACGTCCCCAAGCCGGAGGAGCTCACAAGTACACACCACAAGGCCACAGACGACAACCGCGTCCACTGCTGGAGGGCTCACTGCCTCACAGACGACTGTGAGGACATCCCCCAAAGCCACAGCGACGCTCGGCAAAACAGCACAATCGGGACAGACGGCAACAAGCGTCGAGCCACCAAGAACAG gatcTTCTTCTGTCATCACCTCCAGTCTTGAGCCAGTCACCGGTGTGAGATTTGGCCCCACAAATCAGCCTGGAATGGGTCAGAGAAATCGCTCGCTGATGATTGGCCATCCTCACCAAGCTCCTCATTCCACAACAGATCCAGCCCCCTCTCCGAGTGCCGGACCCTACTTTAACGGCACGCGTCTTTACTGGGGCGATTTGAGCCGGACGCTGGCCTTCGCCTGGGAACTGCATGTCTACGGCTCTGCCagtctcttcctcctgctgtttgcTGGAGCCGCTCTCGGGCTTACTCTGTCCCCGAGCACAAACTGTCCTCATCGAGGCGCTCTTGCACTTGCGAAcgcctttttgtttttggcagGAGGGCTCAGAGCGACTCTCTTTTTCGTCGACCCCTATGGCACACGGAAACTACTTCCCCACTCCGCAGTCACGGCCCTGTACAACTTACCTCTACACCTGCTGGTGTGGACCCAGGCCACCCTGGCACTGCTGGCATTGAGGGCAGCAGGAATAAGTGTGTTGCCTTCCACTCTGGAGCGCCCCCCGCTGGTAGCTGTGCTGGCCGTGTTGCAGTGCACTTTGCTCCTGGCAGCTGACCTGCTGTCcccggctctgtctcctgtgGTTCCAGTCACACTTCAGGTCCTGTCCCTGTGTTGGGGGCTCGGCCTCTGTCTGGGCTTTCTTTGCTATGTCTTTCCACGTATTCGCTGCCCCGCTCTTCCACACCCTGGAGCCCCTGAAGAGTCCAGGAGGAAGGCTTGGGTAGGCAGCAGGAGGTTAGGAGTTATTCTGGCGCGAGTGCTGGCCGCCTGTGCAGTTTTAGGGGCTTTGTGTTGTGGATTGCATGTCCACGCCACCTTTTGGCTCTATGGACTTTTAGGGGATTGGATACGCTTTAACTGGGGGTGGTGGTTGGTTCACTTCTGGGCCCGGCTTCTGGAACTGGCTTGGGGTTTCTCCCTCCTAGTCCTAAGCTCCTGGGTGTTCTGGAGGCCTCGGGATTGCCGtggaagggaggaagagggTCAAGACAGTAGAGTAGGGGGAGACCTGCCGTCCCCTGGCCAGTCTGTAAATTCTAATCAGAGACATACCTGCTGGTCTAAGATTGTCCAGAGCCTGAAAGGGAGACCCAGTAGAAAATCCGACAGTAACGGAGTGGGAGGCGGAATCGCAGTACCAGGGGAGGTCCCGAACAACTGGGCTGGTCAGGAGCGTCCTGGGGCTGACATTAGCAAGAGCCTGATCAGGAACCAAAATCACGAGCAAGCCATTGCTCCGCCACGATGCGTCAAAGACAGCAACCGGGGACGTAATCACAGGGGCCACTCTGCAGAACGAGGCATATCCGACGGCTCCACCGgttctctgctgagactgcaaGCATTGGGCCTGCCTCCGCAGCGCTCGGTGAGCGGCAGTTTGGATCAGGACAGGGACACATCACTGTCTCTTTACGACTTTGATCTGCGACCCCCGTCCCCCATCGATCTGACTCGCAGCATTGATGAAGCCCTTCACAGAGAACACCTGCTCGGCACAGGAAGCCTGTTTCATCCTCTGAACCAGCCCTCGCCATCTCCATCTCCGGGGTCCGGGGCCAGCCAAGGGCCCTGGCTCCGCAGGAACAGTGATCCTCAGTTGCTTTCTGATAGTAGTGATGCCCCAACAGAGTCTTCCATGCCACTGGGGGGCAGTGTTCTCAGTAGTGTGCCCAGCAGGCAGGTGACTGCACCTCCAACACCTTCCCACCAGGGTCACAGGTGGGCTGGTAACGGGTTAGGAAGTGTCCCTTCTTCAGTGTCCTGCCCCGTTTCTCTTCGTCCTTCCAGAACTTCATCCGGGCACCTTGAGGACGGCGTGGACGACACGCGGCCGTTCATAACGCCAGACTCTGAGAGGGTCCCAGGGAGAGCTGCAAAACCAGTGGGCTCACGCAGCTACCTGGAAGTCAGTCGACATGAGGATTCTGCCAGTGTCAGCAGTGAAATTATTGACCTATAA